Proteins encoded within one genomic window of Bradyrhizobium sp. AZCC 1719:
- a CDS encoding PaaI family thioesterase: MQQQPQAGEFGIAEATRVLGEVFAPWVMDLNLSIERFDSAPPGDAADWQPGAILRLPFSERLCRNGGTVSGQALMAFADTAMVIANLAANRGYRAMTTVDQTTHFMRAVSASDVLADARVVRLGRTMSFGRVTLLSATDNKPVAMVSSAFAML, encoded by the coding sequence ATGCAACAACAGCCACAAGCGGGAGAATTCGGCATTGCGGAAGCAACGCGCGTGCTCGGCGAGGTATTTGCGCCATGGGTGATGGATCTCAACCTGTCGATCGAGCGCTTTGACTCAGCTCCGCCCGGCGATGCCGCCGACTGGCAGCCGGGCGCGATCCTGCGCCTGCCGTTCTCGGAGCGGCTGTGCCGCAATGGCGGCACGGTCTCGGGCCAGGCGCTGATGGCATTCGCCGACACCGCGATGGTGATCGCCAACCTCGCCGCCAACCGCGGCTACCGCGCAATGACGACGGTCGACCAGACCACGCATTTCATGCGCGCGGTCTCTGCCTCCGACGTACTGGCCGATGCGCGCGTGGTCCGCCTCGGGCGCACCATGAGTTTTGGTCGCGTCACGCTGCTTTCCGCTACCGACAACAAGCCCGTGGCGATGGTCTCGAGCGCGTTCGCGATGCTGTAG
- a CDS encoding PilZ domain-containing protein codes for MARDRKDLGARKFVRVDLRKPGFLIPAPDAPWIECYVLDISENGACLDVGDLAVPKVFGLSLTAGGEVRRVCTLIWRRGELVGVRFVSARELRNGVAPPGEPDAASRKAHA; via the coding sequence ATGGCGAGAGACCGCAAAGACCTTGGTGCCCGCAAGTTCGTTCGGGTCGACTTGCGCAAGCCGGGATTCCTGATTCCGGCGCCGGATGCGCCATGGATCGAGTGCTACGTCCTCGACATTTCGGAGAACGGCGCCTGCCTGGATGTGGGCGACCTCGCGGTTCCCAAGGTGTTCGGCCTTTCTCTCACCGCAGGCGGCGAGGTGCGGCGGGTATGCACGCTGATCTGGCGCAGGGGCGAATTGGTCGGCGTCCGCTTCGTCTCCGCCCGGGAGCTGCGCAACGGCGTGGCGCCGCCAGGTGAACCCGATGCCGCTTCCCGGAAGGCCCACGCCTGA
- a CDS encoding DUF6894 family protein produces the protein MPIFFFTVRHGEDACVSNDGAEFADHNAAWKEMTGVCGDMIADVSRKLPENTEWQMELLDESKKPVFRIRLVAETLQDPD, from the coding sequence ATGCCGATCTTCTTCTTCACCGTTCGACATGGCGAAGATGCGTGCGTCAGCAATGACGGCGCGGAATTTGCCGATCACAACGCCGCGTGGAAGGAAATGACCGGGGTTTGCGGCGACATGATCGCGGACGTTTCCCGCAAGCTGCCCGAAAACACCGAGTGGCAGATGGAACTGCTGGATGAATCCAAAAAGCCGGTATTCCGGATTCGCCTGGTGGCCGAGACGCTGCAGGATCCTGATTAA
- the recA gene encoding recombinase RecA: protein MSATALRIVEGSSMDKTKALSAALSQIERQFGKGSVMKLGKNDRSMDVETVSSGSLGLDIALGVGGLPKGRVVEIYGPESSGKTTLALHTVAEGQKKGGICAFIDAEHALDPVYARKLGVNIDELLISQPDTGEQALEICDTLVRSGAIDVLVVDSVAALVPKAELEGEMGDALPGLQARLMSQALRKLTASINKSNTMVIFINQIRMKIGVMYGSPETTTGGNALKFYASVRLDIRRIGAIKERDEVVGNTTRVKVVKNKLAPPFKQVEFDIMYGEGVSKMGEILDLGVKAGIVEKSGAWFSYDSQRLGQGRENAKAFLKANPDMVAKIEMAIRQNSGLIAEQILAGPAERDADGEEPADDE from the coding sequence ATGTCCGCCACTGCCCTGCGTATCGTTGAAGGATCCTCCATGGATAAGACCAAGGCCCTGTCCGCCGCGCTCTCCCAGATCGAGCGCCAGTTCGGCAAGGGCTCGGTGATGAAGCTGGGCAAGAACGATCGCTCGATGGACGTCGAGACGGTGTCCTCGGGCTCGCTCGGGCTCGACATCGCGCTCGGCGTCGGCGGGCTGCCGAAGGGACGGGTGGTTGAAATCTACGGGCCGGAATCGTCGGGCAAGACCACGCTGGCGTTGCACACGGTGGCCGAGGGACAGAAGAAGGGCGGCATCTGCGCCTTCATCGACGCCGAACACGCGCTCGATCCGGTCTACGCGCGCAAGCTCGGCGTCAACATCGACGAACTCCTGATCTCACAGCCCGACACCGGCGAACAGGCGCTGGAAATCTGCGACACGCTGGTGCGCTCCGGCGCGATCGATGTGCTGGTGGTCGATTCGGTGGCGGCCTTGGTGCCGAAGGCCGAACTCGAGGGCGAGATGGGCGATGCGCTGCCGGGGTTGCAGGCGCGGCTGATGAGCCAGGCGCTGCGCAAGCTCACCGCCTCGATCAACAAGTCCAACACCATGGTGATCTTCATCAACCAGATCCGCATGAAGATCGGCGTGATGTACGGCTCGCCGGAAACCACCACCGGCGGCAACGCGCTGAAATTTTACGCCTCCGTCCGCCTCGACATCCGCCGCATCGGCGCGATCAAGGAACGCGACGAAGTCGTCGGCAACACCACCCGTGTCAAGGTGGTGAAGAACAAGCTGGCGCCGCCCTTCAAGCAGGTCGAATTCGACATCATGTATGGCGAGGGCGTCTCCAAGATGGGCGAGATCCTCGACCTTGGCGTCAAGGCCGGCATCGTCGAAAAATCCGGCGCCTGGTTCTCCTATGACAGCCAGCGGCTGGGCCAGGGTCGCGAGAACGCAAAGGCCTTCCTCAAGGCCAACCCCGACATGGTCGCCAAGATCGAGATGGCGATCCGCCAGAACTCCGGCCTGATCGCCGAGCAGATTTTGGCCGGTCCCGCCGAGCGCGACGCCGATGGCGAGGAGCCGGCGGACGACGAATAA